The Thermostichus vulcanus str. 'Rupite' genome segment CATAAAATCTTCCACGATGGCTTCCCGATCCATATGGATGTTCTCCACATCCGCGTCCACCTGTTGCAGCATTTGCCAAACCAAAGGCAGGTTTTGCGCATTGGCCACTTCAATTTGTGCCTTAACCTCGGGGAAGTGCTCTCCCAACCAGCGTTCCCCAAAATTCAGGTGGAGATACTCATCCTTGACGACCCCTTCGGTGATCTTGCGAGCAAAATCATCAGCAACCGGGATATAGATGTTGTAGGCGGCAATGGCAAAGCACTCGATGATTAGAGACTGAATCACAAAGCAGGTCACCAAATCCCCAGCTGCCGCTGCTTTTTGGAAGTTGTTGTGCAACGGGGAAAAGAAGGCGCGGGCAAACTCCATATCCGGCTCCACCTGAAGGTTTTTGCCACAGGATTGGAAGCCTTTCATGTGGCGCAACTCCATCTTGGCCAGCTTGCGCAACTCATCCGCCGCCTCAGGCAGCATCTCCGCCAGTTTCAGATAGTTGTCGTTGGCTTCTTGTTCCCCTTCAATGACAATGCCGTTGATGCGTGAGTAGGCCTGCCGATAGACTGTACTGCTGTAATCAGGGGCGGTGCGAGCTTCTCCCGCCAAGGACTGGGGGCTGTTGGGCAGGACATTCGCTGGGGCCATACCGATGCATCTCCTCTTGGTTTTCTGACAATCATATCGATTCCTCCTTATTAGGATAGCCCCAGCTGGAGCGGAATCTGTCGGCTCCCTTCTGTTGAACGATTACAGTCTGGTAGGGTGGGGATCCAAGTGCCGTTTTGAGGCTGCTGCATGTCTGCTCTTGGGGATGGCCTGAACCAGTTGCGTCAGTTGCTTGTTCAGTTGGAGGATCAATCCATCGATCAGCCGATTGGCACTGGAGAAGAGGTGCTGGAGGCGATCGAGTTGGCCACCGCCTTTGAGTTGTTCGAGGCGGAGAGCAGCGGCTTATTGATGCAAATTGTGGCCAATCTCTGGGATCGGGTGCGGCAACAGGAGCTATCACCCGAGGAAATTCAGGTGGTATCGGAAAAAATGCGGGCAGTGGGTTATACCGATGCAGAAATTCAAGAGGCTCTGGATCTGGATCGGGAGGACTAGGTGGGTCGGAGTGCTGAGATCGCCCCATAATGATCCAGACCGATACATTGTGGGTTATTCCCGAAGCATCCCCAAGGATGCCGGGTCGATATCCGCCTCCATTTGGGTGGCTGCATCGTACCGGGCCTCACGCAGGTTGGCCAGTTTAAGCTTGCACTGGGTTAAGGTGGCCCCTTTTAGGTTGGCCCCGGTGAAGTTGGCTCCCGCCAAATCCACTGCACTGAGATCGGCCCCACTCAAATCTGCACCGATGAGATTGGCCCCGCGCAGGTTGGCCCCTTGTAACTGGGATCCCTGCAGTTGGGCCTTTTCCAAGGTAGCCAGTCGCAGGTTGGATCCCTTCAGATCAGCCCCACTTAAATCGGCACCGCTCAAGTAAGCTCGCTCTAGGTTGACTGCGGCCAGTTGGGCCTGTTTGAGCACTGCCCCACCAAGGTCAATCCCCGCCAGATCCGCCCCCTCCAGGTTGGCATCCGCCAGTTGGCTGCTGCTGAAGTCTCGCTCACCGCTGCTGTACCGTTGCAGCAGTTCTGCCACTGTTTCAGCCATTGTAGTTTCCTATGCCGGACGAATCGGATCGTACCCAGGAACGGGCTTGTCGCCAAGAGGTGCAGCTTTGCCAGGGATCCTCAGACGATTTCCGTCATGTCTATTTTGATGTTTCTGATGTTGTGTTTGCCGATTATCTCTCTAGACCCGCTGCTACGGCAGAGTTTGGCCTACCTTGTTGGGATGTGCGGTTAGGATGTGCGCAACGCCATTTCCCATGGGATCCTGATTATGAGTTTGCCCCGTGTGCCCCGCTCCCGTCCTCGCCCGAAGCTACGCTCGATCCCCCGCCGCAAAACCGAATCTGCCCTCTACGCTGAAATGCAGCAACTCACAGTCGAAAAGCAGCGGCTCCACCAAGAGTTGGAATCGATTCAAGAACGACAAGGGCAAATTCACGCGCGGCTCCAGGAAATCGACCAAGCCATGCAGAACCTGAAGCAAGATGCCGAAGCCTTCGTGGATTATTCCGAAGCGGAGCCTAGCTCTAAGCCAAAGCCAAGCAGCGTAAAACCGCAAGCTTCCCGCTTTCCACCCATGACCTTTGACTACTGATGGGAGAGGCGCTAAGGGGAAATCCGTAGCCAACTTAACAATCTGATGATCGGCTTCGGCAGACTCTGGAATCAACCCCTGCGAACGGTTTATTCTCAGTCTGGTTACCCCGCTGTTTACCCTGTAGGTTTATGACTTCTTTGCCATGGATCCCACGTCGCCGTCAGGTTTTGTCTTGGATGCTGGGCCTGCTGCCAACCCTTATGCTCGGGGGAACAACCCCTGCTTTTGCACAAACGCCGATTCAAATGGGCTACAGCAATTGGGCTGGATGGTGGCCGTGGGCGATTGGCGAGGAAGAGGGCATCTTCGAGAAAAATGGGGCCAATGTGCAGTTGCGCTGGTTTGATGGCTACGTGGAGTCGATGGAAGCCTTTGCCGCCGGACAATTGGATGCCAATACCCAGACCCTGAACGACACCATCTCCTTTGCACCAGAATCGGTGAATGGTCAGGTGGTGGTGCTGGTCAACGACAACTCGGCAGGCAACGACAAGATCATCGTTAGCGAAGAGATCAACACCATTGCCGATCTTGTCGGTAAGCGGGTGGCCGTAGAAGAGGGGGTGGTGAATGATTTTCTGCTAACCCTTGGCTTGGAACGGGAGGGGTTTTCTCGGGATGATGTGACGATTGTGCCGCTGGAAACCGGAGCCGCTGCTGCTGCGTTTGCCGCCGGACAGGTGGATGCCGTCGGCGCTTTCCCCCCGTTCTGGTTGACAGCCCTGGAGCGGCCCGGCAGCAAAGAGCTGTTTTCTTCGGCGGAGTTTCCGGGGGCCATTCCCGATTTGTTGGTGGTGAGCCAAAAGCTGATCGATGAGCAGCCAGATCAGGTGCAAGCCTTGGTGAATAGCTGGTTCGATATTCTGAAATTTATGGAGGAAAACCCGGAACGCGCAGACGAAATTATGGCCAGACGGGCCGGTGTCACCCCGGAAGAACTGCAACTGTTCAAGGATGGCACCCGTTTCTTCACGATTGAAGACAATCTGGAAGCCTTTAGCCCTGGCGAGGGAATGCAACACATGCCCTATGCCGCCGTGCAGATGACGGAATTTATGGTGGGGGTGGGCTTTATTCCGGCAGGACCTGAAGATTTGGAGGCGTTGTTCGATGACCGCTTTGTCCGTGCTTACGCAGAGTCGATCGGCGTTGGACAGTAATTCTGTTGATTTTGATTTTCGGTGATTCTTGGTACTTTCATTGTTGTGTTGAGACTGCAGGGATCCCTTCAGGAGATGAGAAAGTAGGATGCTAACAGCCCCGGTTGACTCTCCCCCCGCCCGCCCCAGTCTGCCCCCGACGGTGTTTTGGCGCATCGCGGAAGGGATCCCGCGCCCACTGGCGTTGCTGCTAATGGGGCTATCGGTGTTGGTGCCTTTTAGCTTGTGGTGGGGGTTATCGGTGTCGGGGTGGGTGCCACCGCGTTTTTTGCCTTCTCCCCCGCTGGTGTGGGCAGCCCTAATGCGCCTCTGGCGAGAGGGATTGCTATGGAATGACACGCTGGCCAGTTTTGGGCGCGTCAGCAGTGGTTTTCTGCTGGCAGCAGTGGTAGCGACCCCCCTCGGTATTGCCATGGGTGCCTTCGCCAGCATTCGTGCCCTGATCGAGCCGATTAGCGGCATTTTTCGCTATATGCCGGCCCCTGCTTTTACCCCGCTGTTGATCATTTACCTGGGGTTGGATGAAGCCCCTAAGATTGGCCTGATTTTCATCGGCACCGTCTTTTTCAACATGCTGATGATTATGGACGCGGTGAAGTTCATCCCCAAGGAGTTGATCGAGGCCACCTACACCCTGGGGGGACGGCGTTGGCAGGTGTTATTGCAGGTAATCACCCCCTACATCACCCCCAATATTCTCGATGCGTTTCGCATCAACATGGCGGCTTCCTGGAACTTGGTGGTGGTGGCGGAATTGGTGGCGGCCAATGAGGGACTGGGCAAGCGGATTCAACTGGCACAACGCTTTTTTAGAACGGAAGAGATTTTTGCTTGCCTGATTGTTTTGGGCTTAATTGGGTTTTTACTGGATTTGCTCTTGCGGCGTTTGGTGCGTTTGACTTGCCGTTGGGCGTTCTTGTGAGGTTGCCGTGCATTTGGAAGTGGTTGGCCTGAGCAAATCTTTCCCAAGCCGCCGAGGCCCTATCTTGGCTTTGGATGGCGTCGATCTGCACGTGGAGTCGGGGGAGTTTGTCTGTGTGGTAGGGGCTTCTGGCTCTGGCAAAACTACCCTGTTGCGCCTGATTGCCGGGTTGGATCAACCTAGCGGGGGATCCATCCGCGTTGATGGAGAGCCGGTGATCGGGCCGGGGGCGGATCGGGGAGTGGTGTTCCAGTCCTATACCCTCTATCCCTGGATGAACGTGGCGGAAAACGTCGGCTTTGGCCTGAAACTGCAGGGGGTAAAGCGACAGGAACGGGCGGCACGGGTGGACTATTTTCTGGAGATTGTCGGTCTGGAGCGCTTTGCCAAAGCTCTACCGAATCAACTCTCTGGCGGGATGAAGCAGCGGGTGGCCATTGCCCGCGCTCTGGCGGCCCAACCGAAAATTTTGCTACTGGACGAGCCCTTTGGCGCTTTGGATGTGCAAACCAAAGAGACGATGCAGGAATTTTTGCTGGATCTCTGGCAACGGACGCGCACCTCGATTTTGATGATCACCCACGATGTGGAAGAGGCGGTCTTTCTCTCCCAGCGCATTTACGTGCTCACTTCCCATCCCGGTCGCGTCAAACGGGAGATTCTGGTGAACTTGCCCAGCCAGCGGGACTACGGCCTCAAGCGTACTCCAGCCTTCCAAGATCTAAAGGATGAGATCATGGCCCTCCTGAGGGAACGGCCAGGGATCCCTTTGGGCAGCGCTACACCTTGAAGGAGTTGGGTCTGTTGCTTATGCAAACACCACCGTTTTGTTCTGGTAAACCAGGACGCGATTTTCCAGGTGATAGCGCACGGCCCGTGCCAGAACCACCCGCTCCATATCTCGGCCCTTGCGGATCAGATCGGCCACGGTATCGCGGTGGCTGACTCGCACCACATCCTGTTCGATGATCGGCCCTTCATCCAGATCTTCCGTGGCGTAGTGGGCTGTTGCGCCGATGATTTTCACCCCCCGTTGGTGGGCACGGTGGTAGGGATTGGCGCCGGCAAAAGCGGGTAGGGTGGAATGGTGAATGTTAATCACCGGCGGGGCTTGACGGAGCAGGGATCCGCTCAATACCTGCATGTATTTGGCCAACACCACCAGATCGATCTGATATTGCTGCAGAAGGGCGAGTTGTTGGGCTTCTGCCTCAGCTTTA includes the following:
- a CDS encoding aldehyde oxygenase (deformylating), whose product is MAPANVLPNSPQSLAGEARTAPDYSSTVYRQAYSRINGIVIEGEQEANDNYLKLAEMLPEAADELRKLAKMELRHMKGFQSCGKNLQVEPDMEFARAFFSPLHNNFQKAAAAGDLVTCFVIQSLIIECFAIAAYNIYIPVADDFARKITEGVVKDEYLHLNFGERWLGEHFPEVKAQIEVANAQNLPLVWQMLQQVDADVENIHMDREAIVEDFMIAYGEALANIGFSTREVMRLSAQGLRTA
- a CDS encoding pentapeptide repeat-containing protein, which codes for MAETVAELLQRYSSGERDFSSSQLADANLEGADLAGIDLGGAVLKQAQLAAVNLERAYLSGADLSGADLKGSNLRLATLEKAQLQGSQLQGANLRGANLIGADLSGADLSAVDLAGANFTGANLKGATLTQCKLKLANLREARYDAATQMEADIDPASLGMLRE
- a CDS encoding gas vesicle protein GvpV; this encodes MSLPRVPRSRPRPKLRSIPRRKTESALYAEMQQLTVEKQRLHQELESIQERQGQIHARLQEIDQAMQNLKQDAEAFVDYSEAEPSSKPKPSSVKPQASRFPPMTFDY
- a CDS encoding ABC transporter substrate-binding protein, translated to MLGGTTPAFAQTPIQMGYSNWAGWWPWAIGEEEGIFEKNGANVQLRWFDGYVESMEAFAAGQLDANTQTLNDTISFAPESVNGQVVVLVNDNSAGNDKIIVSEEINTIADLVGKRVAVEEGVVNDFLLTLGLEREGFSRDDVTIVPLETGAAAAAFAAGQVDAVGAFPPFWLTALERPGSKELFSSAEFPGAIPDLLVVSQKLIDEQPDQVQALVNSWFDILKFMEENPERADEIMARRAGVTPEELQLFKDGTRFFTIEDNLEAFSPGEGMQHMPYAAVQMTEFMVGVGFIPAGPEDLEALFDDRFVRAYAESIGVGQ
- a CDS encoding ABC transporter permease produces the protein MLTAPVDSPPARPSLPPTVFWRIAEGIPRPLALLLMGLSVLVPFSLWWGLSVSGWVPPRFLPSPPLVWAALMRLWREGLLWNDTLASFGRVSSGFLLAAVVATPLGIAMGAFASIRALIEPISGIFRYMPAPAFTPLLIIYLGLDEAPKIGLIFIGTVFFNMLMIMDAVKFIPKELIEATYTLGGRRWQVLLQVITPYITPNILDAFRINMAASWNLVVVAELVAANEGLGKRIQLAQRFFRTEEIFACLIVLGLIGFLLDLLLRRLVRLTCRWAFL
- a CDS encoding ABC transporter ATP-binding protein, whose amino-acid sequence is MHLEVVGLSKSFPSRRGPILALDGVDLHVESGEFVCVVGASGSGKTTLLRLIAGLDQPSGGSIRVDGEPVIGPGADRGVVFQSYTLYPWMNVAENVGFGLKLQGVKRQERAARVDYFLEIVGLERFAKALPNQLSGGMKQRVAIARALAAQPKILLLDEPFGALDVQTKETMQEFLLDLWQRTRTSILMITHDVEEAVFLSQRIYVLTSHPGRVKREILVNLPSQRDYGLKRTPAFQDLKDEIMALLRERPGIPLGSATP